CATTCCCTGGCCGGACTCTAAATACCACGGTTGCCCTTTAGGGTTAATCCCCGAATCTTTCCATATGCTGAGTTCTTTTACATGAGTGCCGGAGTTGTCCCCGCGTGAGATAAACACGCTGCCGGATTTAGAAATCTTGTCAAAACCCTCGGAGGCTTTCTTAATTCCCTTAATTTTGGCAGGGTCGTTAGGCGGGCCAACTACTATAAAGTCATTGTACATAAATTCCATTCTGTTTATAAAATAGCCCTCTTGCACCGCTTTAAGTTCAAGCTCTCTGGCATGGACAAAAACAAAATCAGCATCCCCTCGCTTGCCTATCTCTATTGCAGCACCGGTTCCCACAGCTATAGCATCAACTCGAATACCTGTTTTTTTCGTAAACAACGGCAGTATATGGTCAAGAAGTCCGGAGTTCTGTAAACTTGTCGTAGTGGCGCACCTGATTGACGTCTCCGCGCTCAGATTACCTCTAGATATGGTAACGCATGCTACTGCCACGATTACAAACAAACACATTGATAAGTACTTAGAGTTCATTTTGACTCTCCTTTCAGATATGTGATTTGTTACGGCTAGAAAATTATAGCAATAAATATTTGTAGAGTCAACACGGCGAATTGCCTCATGAAAAAACTATATAAAACGGCAACGTTGCCTCAAGTAAAAAACTATTTGAAAAGATACGAT
This window of the Nitrospirota bacterium genome carries:
- a CDS encoding substrate-binding domain-containing protein, whose translation is MCLFVIVAVACVTISRGNLSAETSIRCATTTSLQNSGLLDHILPLFTKKTGIRVDAIAVGTGAAIEIGKRGDADFVFVHARELELKAVQEGYFINRMEFMYNDFIVVGPPNDPAKIKGIKKASEGFDKISKSGSVFISRGDNSGTHVKELSIWKDSGINPKGQPWYLESGQGMSKTLRLASEKSAYTLTDRSTWLADKDKPELTLLLEGDTTLINYYSVMAVNPQKNPSAKYKEAMEFINWVTSKEGTDAIREFKDKAGNQLFYIIEKH